In Aquimarina sp. TRL1, a single window of DNA contains:
- a CDS encoding FAD-dependent oxidoreductase, producing MHSNVLIIGAGLSGLLLGYRLKLAGTPFKIIESRHRIGGRIHTLLSANDTPVEMGATWFGDQHTNLKQLLHELSIPHFEQYMEGTSFFQPFSTSPASAIPIPSQPPSYRIAGGTSSLIYALAKAVGNDVIALNEHVKGIDFSENNVTVYTKDKSFEGSKIILAIPPKLWSNTIDFSPSLPNELKDIATKTHTWMEDSIKVAITFNEPFWRQQKQSGTLFSNTGPITELYDHCNYEENKYALCGFVNSGFKRLTVEERKKIILEQLNSVFGNSINSYTDYNEQIWSLEKQTFFENQVPLFPHQNNGNPLFQTSYFNGKLFISSAEAAPIYPGYMEGAVVSAMLLTEKIINKTMPNNVSYEKH from the coding sequence ATGCACTCGAATGTACTTATTATTGGGGCAGGACTATCCGGCTTACTTCTTGGTTACCGCTTAAAGTTAGCAGGAACTCCTTTTAAAATTATTGAATCTCGACATAGAATTGGAGGTCGCATTCATACACTGTTGAGTGCTAACGATACTCCGGTAGAAATGGGTGCCACTTGGTTTGGAGACCAACATACTAACTTAAAACAATTGTTACATGAACTCAGTATTCCTCATTTCGAGCAATATATGGAAGGTACTTCTTTTTTTCAGCCCTTCTCTACTTCTCCAGCAAGCGCCATACCTATTCCCAGCCAACCACCAAGCTATAGAATAGCTGGAGGAACATCTTCCTTAATATATGCTTTGGCAAAAGCAGTTGGAAATGATGTTATAGCATTAAATGAACATGTTAAGGGCATTGATTTTTCTGAAAACAACGTAACTGTTTATACCAAAGATAAATCATTTGAAGGTTCTAAAATAATCTTGGCAATCCCGCCCAAATTATGGAGCAATACCATTGACTTTTCGCCATCATTACCAAATGAACTTAAAGATATCGCGACCAAAACGCACACATGGATGGAAGACAGTATAAAGGTTGCTATCACTTTCAATGAACCATTTTGGAGACAACAGAAGCAATCTGGAACTTTATTCAGCAACACAGGTCCAATAACAGAGCTATACGATCATTGTAACTACGAGGAAAACAAATATGCTTTATGCGGTTTTGTAAATTCCGGTTTTAAAAGGTTAACAGTTGAGGAACGTAAAAAAATAATTTTAGAACAATTAAATAGTGTTTTTGGAAATAGTATTAATAGTTACACAGATTATAATGAACAGATATGGAGTCTGGAGAAGCAAACATTTTTTGAAAATCAGGTTCCTTTGTTTCCCCATCAGAATAATGGTAATCCACTATTTCAAACCAGCTATTTCAATGGCAAATTATTCATCTCTTCAGCAGAAGCCGCTCCTATATATCCCGGCTATATGGAAGGTGCTGTTGTGTCCGCAATGCTATTAACTGAAAAAATAATTAATAAAACTATGCCCAACAATGTGTCCTATGAAAAGCACTAG
- a CDS encoding OsmC family protein, translated as MKQHVSLVRSKIQNKYYTESKVSGFSVQSDEPIALGGTNKAPSPIDLMNSALASCTAMYLLNKAEKENINVGEIKIKIIVNKNEDQSFRFERTLSFEHKVSENEQQKLLVFANKTPVTKALIKGNQVITIIK; from the coding sequence ATGAAACAACATGTTAGCCTTGTACGGTCTAAGATTCAAAACAAATACTATACAGAATCGAAAGTATCAGGATTTTCTGTACAATCAGACGAACCAATAGCTTTAGGGGGAACAAATAAAGCTCCAAGTCCTATTGACCTTATGAATAGTGCATTGGCAAGCTGCACAGCCATGTATTTACTAAACAAAGCTGAGAAAGAAAATATAAATGTTGGGGAAATAAAAATCAAAATTATAGTAAATAAAAATGAGGATCAATCATTTAGGTTTGAGCGAACCCTTAGTTTTGAACACAAAGTATCAGAAAACGAGCAACAAAAATTACTTGTGTTTGCAAACAAGACACCAGTAACAAAGGCTTTAATAAAAGGCAATCAAGTTATTACTATAATCAAATAA
- a CDS encoding OsmC family protein: MLNGINLKGLQEYTDLIGKEEKEAYSSYGVTAQWQGGVNTKITTHNQKVGSNEIQKDFSFEIGEPNELLGDNSRPTPQDYLLGGLAGCMMVGFVAGASGKGIKLNKVKLHITGTLDLRGFLNVNPESPIGFDTIEFSFDVDGDGTQEQYNDIINNVRQFSPNYRTITDKVNMKLKS; encoded by the coding sequence ATGTTAAACGGAATAAATTTGAAAGGTCTTCAAGAATATACAGACCTTATTGGAAAAGAAGAAAAAGAAGCCTACTCTAGTTATGGCGTTACTGCTCAATGGCAAGGAGGCGTGAATACAAAAATTACGACTCACAATCAAAAAGTGGGAAGCAACGAAATACAAAAGGACTTTAGTTTTGAGATTGGTGAACCTAATGAACTTTTGGGCGACAACTCAAGACCAACACCACAAGACTATTTATTAGGAGGCCTGGCAGGTTGTATGATGGTTGGTTTTGTTGCCGGAGCTTCAGGTAAAGGAATTAAACTCAACAAGGTTAAACTTCATATTACAGGAACTTTGGACTTAAGAGGCTTTTTAAATGTAAACCCCGAAAGTCCTATTGGTTTTGACACCATTGAATTTTCCTTTGATGTTGACGGTGATGGAACTCAAGAACAGTACAACGACATCATTAACAATGTACGTCAATTTTCACCTAATTATAGAACCATTACTGACAAGGTCAATATGAAGCTCAAAAGCTGA
- a CDS encoding type 1 glutamine amidotransferase domain-containing protein: MKNLVKTTALLTFLFFVGIVANAQNTSFKINKQKRVLLIMSSYDDMGISGKQTGTWFQELAAPYYILTEAGYEVVFASPDGGETPIDWLSMKAPFTTDYTDKFLNDPVAMYAAKRTRKLRNIDYNTFDAIFVPGGYGLLNDLASDQYLIKLIRDFYESDRSIAMVCHAPAILRDVKLTNGKYLVEGVDLTGFKDAEDAEIELDRHLLFSLEQELKRRGANYKSVKNWAPNVVVSGPLMTGQSPASAAPLAEALRDRLKK; this comes from the coding sequence ATGAAAAATTTAGTAAAAACAACAGCCTTATTAACATTCCTATTTTTTGTAGGAATAGTAGCTAATGCACAAAATACTTCTTTCAAAATCAACAAACAAAAAAGAGTATTATTAATCATGTCATCTTATGATGATATGGGGATTAGTGGAAAACAAACAGGAACTTGGTTTCAGGAGTTAGCTGCACCATATTACATTCTAACAGAAGCTGGTTATGAAGTCGTATTTGCATCACCAGATGGAGGCGAAACACCAATAGACTGGCTAAGTATGAAAGCACCATTTACTACGGACTATACCGATAAGTTTTTAAATGATCCTGTTGCTATGTACGCTGCTAAGAGAACAAGAAAACTTAGAAACATAGACTACAATACCTTTGACGCGATTTTTGTGCCGGGAGGCTATGGTTTGTTAAATGATTTAGCTTCCGACCAATACCTGATTAAACTTATTCGCGACTTCTATGAATCTGACCGCTCAATTGCTATGGTTTGTCACGCACCAGCCATTTTAAGGGATGTTAAATTAACCAATGGGAAGTATTTGGTAGAAGGTGTTGATCTAACAGGATTTAAAGATGCTGAGGATGCTGAAATAGAATTGGACAGACACCTGCTATTCTCATTAGAGCAAGAGTTAAAAAGAAGAGGCGCGAACTATAAAAGTGTAAAAAACTGGGCTCCCAATGTGGTCGTTAGTGGTCCGTTAATGACTGGACAAAGTCCTGCATCTGCAGCACCTCTTGCTGAAGCATTAAGAGATAGATTGAAAAAATAA
- a CDS encoding SDR family NAD(P)-dependent oxidoreductase, with protein MNKQAIIVGGTTGMGKATAELLLKDGIEVTIIGRSDKNLKTTEEELSKIGTVKTVGLDLFDSKQLQIFINNLNSTTPNLKYLVNAAGYFSPKLFIEHTSDDYDLYHNFNKAFFFITQQTAKIMKDNGGGSIVNIGSMWAKQAIKATPSSAYSMAKAGLHSLTQHLAMELAEHNIRVNAVSPAVVVTPIYGAFIEEDKIEEALQGFNDFHPIGRVGRPEDIAKTIHFLLTDQSSWVTGAIWDIDGGVMAGRN; from the coding sequence ATGAACAAACAAGCAATTATAGTAGGTGGTACCACTGGTATGGGTAAAGCTACTGCAGAATTATTATTAAAAGACGGTATTGAAGTTACCATTATTGGTAGGTCAGACAAAAATTTAAAGACAACCGAAGAAGAGCTATCAAAAATCGGTACTGTTAAAACAGTAGGTTTAGACCTCTTTGATTCTAAGCAATTACAAATCTTTATTAATAACCTTAACAGCACTACCCCTAACTTAAAGTATTTGGTAAATGCGGCAGGGTATTTTAGTCCAAAATTATTCATAGAGCACACTTCTGACGACTATGACCTTTATCACAATTTTAATAAAGCCTTCTTTTTTATTACTCAACAGACAGCAAAAATTATGAAAGATAATGGTGGTGGATCTATTGTAAACATAGGTTCTATGTGGGCAAAACAAGCCATTAAGGCAACACCTTCATCGGCATATTCTATGGCAAAAGCTGGATTACATAGTTTAACACAACACTTAGCAATGGAATTAGCGGAACACAACATTAGAGTAAATGCAGTTTCTCCAGCAGTGGTAGTAACACCTATTTACGGAGCATTCATTGAGGAAGACAAAATTGAAGAAGCACTACAAGGATTCAATGATTTCCATCCAATTGGCAGAGTGGGAAGACCTGAAGACATCGCCAAAACAATCCACTTTTTACTCACAGACCAAAGCTCATGGGTAACTGGTGCTATTTGGGACATAGATGGTGGAGTTATGGCAGGAAGAAATTAA
- a CDS encoding AraC family transcriptional regulator, which yields MKKYDLHKDDFTKLHFELKALAPYFQRNKEKASKPHRHSFFQILWFKNSGNHYIDYEVVKHPANTLFLINRNQVHYFCPDSNNEGYLFHFNDSFISNLSLELLSRFTISIFNEIGDPHIFLGETDTKIIESISCDLLQELEEEKANYQQIAIHQFISLLYHIERIKKNSLSFNVDTNSDFSKVVKFKQLIIENVDQNLGIQDYSDRLGISSKHLTKLTKQYTSLTPANLIKELKILEAKRMLSSQNISIKEVAYSLGFDQPTYFTKFFKKEVSVTPKQFQKGLL from the coding sequence ATGAAAAAATATGACCTTCATAAAGATGATTTCACAAAACTCCATTTTGAGTTAAAAGCACTAGCGCCCTATTTTCAACGTAATAAAGAGAAAGCTTCAAAGCCACATCGACACAGTTTTTTTCAAATACTATGGTTTAAAAACAGTGGGAATCATTATATCGATTATGAAGTGGTGAAACACCCTGCAAATACATTGTTTTTAATCAATCGAAATCAGGTACATTATTTCTGTCCCGATTCTAACAATGAAGGTTACCTCTTCCATTTCAACGATTCTTTCATCTCTAACCTTAGCTTAGAATTGCTTTCAAGGTTTACCATTTCAATTTTTAACGAAATCGGAGATCCTCACATTTTTTTAGGAGAAACAGATACGAAGATTATTGAAAGTATATCTTGTGATTTGCTTCAAGAACTTGAAGAAGAAAAAGCAAACTACCAACAAATAGCTATTCATCAATTCATAAGTCTTCTCTACCATATTGAGCGAATCAAAAAGAACTCTCTTTCGTTTAATGTAGATACAAATTCTGACTTTTCAAAGGTTGTTAAATTCAAACAACTCATCATTGAAAATGTAGACCAAAACCTGGGGATTCAAGATTACTCAGATCGCCTAGGTATATCTTCAAAGCATTTAACCAAACTAACAAAACAGTATACCTCATTAACCCCCGCAAACCTTATTAAGGAACTAAAAATATTGGAAGCAAAGCGAATGCTCTCCAGTCAAAACATTTCTATAAAAGAGGTTGCTTATAGTTTAGGATTCGACCAACCTACTTACTTTACCAAATTTTTCAAAAAAGAAGTAAGTGTCACACCAAAGCAGTTTCAAAAGGGGTTACTCTAG
- a CDS encoding DUF4238 domain-containing protein, producing MSGNLVKRQHFVPRTYLKHFGVQDGQEYLIHVLPESATEKEAIFQSNIKNVALEKHLYTLPGETAEQKMAVEKFYSEELEQHYDSIYQILTDPDKTELTNEERELIISTVVTMYYRTTKWVNASRDLMGRAFKQVFAMCEQTGKDYFTFGDEKISIAGKTLEEFTKEYNKERQPGMILTQLEVAINLIKIRIQNDSICVIKIDDTDLELVTSDNPVIASNNKPERFAPFDPTNLLKLPLDSQHILMLMPECAEGLENRIWRRLSRRPFSEIEKLTANYSQMQNSERFMFGSKSALESYLTTKQESERPLEEGESTAEVFAKLKELGL from the coding sequence ATGTCAGGAAATCTAGTTAAACGACAACATTTTGTTCCAAGAACTTACCTAAAACATTTTGGAGTTCAAGATGGACAGGAATATCTTATTCACGTTCTTCCTGAAAGTGCGACAGAAAAAGAAGCTATCTTTCAATCAAATATTAAGAATGTTGCTTTAGAAAAGCATCTTTACACACTACCCGGAGAAACAGCTGAACAAAAAATGGCTGTTGAAAAATTTTACTCTGAAGAACTTGAACAACATTATGATTCCATATATCAGATTTTAACAGACCCAGATAAAACAGAACTCACAAACGAAGAAAGAGAATTAATTATTTCTACTGTAGTTACGATGTACTACCGAACAACTAAGTGGGTTAATGCAAGTAGGGATTTAATGGGTAGAGCATTTAAGCAAGTTTTTGCTATGTGTGAACAGACAGGTAAAGATTATTTCACTTTTGGAGACGAAAAAATATCGATTGCTGGTAAAACTCTTGAAGAATTTACTAAAGAGTATAATAAAGAAAGACAACCTGGAATGATATTAACGCAACTGGAAGTTGCAATTAACTTGATTAAAATAAGAATTCAGAATGACTCAATTTGCGTAATAAAAATTGATGATACTGATTTAGAATTAGTAACAAGCGATAATCCTGTAATTGCATCAAATAATAAACCTGAAAGATTTGCACCATTTGACCCAACAAATTTATTGAAACTTCCTTTGGATTCTCAACACATTCTAATGCTAATGCCTGAATGCGCAGAAGGTCTAGAGAATAGAATATGGAGACGATTAAGTAGAAGACCATTTTCTGAAATAGAAAAATTAACAGCTAACTATTCACAAATGCAGAATTCTGAAAGATTTATGTTTGGCTCAAAAAGTGCTCTAGAATCTTATTTGACAACAAAACAAGAATCTGAACGACCTCTGGAAGAAGGAGAATCAACAGCAGAGGTTTTTGCTAAATTAAAAGAATTAGGATTATAA
- a CDS encoding tyrosine-type recombinase/integrase, which translates to MYDPLQLFGTFCFLINLKEPQVAKIVRRASAKSGILRKITPQMLRHSFATHLLEDGTDIRYIQTLLGHSSTKTTKIHTQVALNNFKSIRNPLDLGKI; encoded by the coding sequence ATTTATGATCCCCTACAGCTGTTTGGAACGTTTTGTTTCCTAATTAATTTGAAAGAGCCTCAGGTAGCAAAAATTGTTAGAAGGGCTAGTGCAAAGTCCGGTATCTTACGAAAAATAACCCCGCAAATGTTAAGGCATTCTTTTGCCACTCATCTTTTAGAAGACGGAACAGATATTAGATACATTCAAACTCTGTTGGGACATAGTAGCACAAAAACAACCAAAATTCACACACAAGTTGCCCTAAATAATTTTAAATCAATTAGAAATCCGTTAGATTTGGGAAAAATATAA
- a CDS encoding alpha/beta fold hydrolase — protein MKTHVLYSLCFLALASCKQEAEKKAESTPEPVKIAQYSIEQFMDNENAFANGFSKDKSKVLMTSNRSGIYNMYTTAASGGEFTPVTQSDSASVFGISYFPNDDRILFRMDGNGDEIFKLFVKDSAGIKRLTPEKNVRALFRGWAKDGKSFFYGSNERDAKFMDHYEMQVSDFSSKMIYKNEDGMDFSGMSDDRRYVVLRKAINTNDNDLYVVDTQTNKKVQINDTLSANGAQDFSPDGKYFYYTTDHDAEFKYLMKYELATGKKEKVLAKDWDITAFYFTRNGKYQVLFTNEDAKTHMEVIEVSSNQPIEFPAIKNKSINSARFSRDESMALLNISGSNTPTNVYSYDIAAKKHHQLTDVLNKDINADDLVASQVVRFPSFDGLEIPAIYYLPKQASATQKVPALVWVHGGPGGQSRQGFRSAIQYLVNHGYAILAVNNRGSSGYGKSFFKMDDRNHGDKDLKDCIAGKNWLAQQAQIDAGKIGIIGGSYGGYMTMAALTYAPDEFEVGVNIYGVTNWLRTLKSIPPWWESFKQALYTEMGDPNTADSVRLKKISPLFHTQHVKKPLMVLQGAKDPRVLKIESDEIVEGVKKNGIPVEYVLFEDEGHGFVKKENQIKAYKRIKTFLDTYLKATPDTTAQHTEASR, from the coding sequence ATGAAAACGCACGTTTTATATAGTCTGTGTTTCCTCGCGCTGGCATCCTGTAAACAGGAAGCCGAAAAAAAAGCAGAAAGCACTCCTGAACCTGTCAAAATTGCTCAGTATTCCATCGAGCAGTTTATGGACAATGAAAATGCCTTTGCCAATGGATTTTCCAAGGACAAATCCAAGGTATTAATGACCAGTAACCGATCTGGTATTTATAATATGTACACCACGGCCGCCAGCGGAGGGGAATTTACACCAGTCACCCAATCGGACAGTGCCTCTGTTTTCGGGATTTCCTATTTCCCGAATGACGACAGAATCTTATTCCGTATGGATGGAAATGGGGATGAAATCTTCAAGCTGTTTGTCAAAGACAGTGCGGGGATCAAGCGACTGACCCCCGAAAAAAATGTCAGAGCACTTTTTAGAGGTTGGGCAAAAGACGGAAAGAGTTTTTTCTACGGCAGTAATGAAAGGGATGCTAAATTCATGGACCACTATGAGATGCAGGTATCGGATTTCTCCTCTAAAATGATCTATAAGAATGAAGACGGGATGGATTTCTCGGGGATGTCCGACGATCGTCGCTATGTCGTTCTCAGAAAAGCCATCAATACCAATGACAATGACTTGTATGTAGTGGATACACAAACCAATAAAAAGGTACAGATCAATGATACGCTAAGTGCCAACGGGGCACAGGATTTCTCTCCCGACGGGAAGTATTTCTACTATACCACGGATCACGATGCTGAATTCAAATACCTGATGAAATACGAACTGGCTACAGGAAAAAAAGAAAAAGTACTGGCTAAGGATTGGGATATTACGGCTTTTTATTTTACCCGAAACGGAAAATACCAGGTATTGTTTACCAATGAAGATGCCAAAACCCATATGGAAGTAATCGAAGTGAGTAGCAACCAGCCAATCGAGTTTCCGGCGATTAAGAATAAGAGCATTAATTCTGCGCGTTTCTCCCGGGATGAATCCATGGCACTACTCAATATTTCCGGCTCTAATACCCCTACCAATGTATACAGCTATGACATCGCTGCCAAAAAGCACCATCAGCTTACAGATGTGTTAAACAAAGACATCAATGCAGACGACCTGGTTGCTTCTCAGGTGGTTCGTTTTCCATCTTTCGACGGGTTGGAAATCCCTGCAATTTACTACCTGCCCAAGCAGGCATCTGCTACACAAAAGGTTCCTGCACTGGTATGGGTACACGGAGGTCCCGGAGGGCAATCCAGACAAGGGTTCAGATCTGCAATCCAGTACCTGGTCAATCACGGCTATGCCATCTTAGCGGTGAACAACCGGGGAAGCAGCGGTTATGGAAAGAGCTTTTTTAAAATGGATGACAGAAACCATGGCGACAAAGATCTGAAAGACTGCATCGCCGGAAAAAACTGGCTGGCACAGCAAGCACAAATCGATGCCGGTAAGATTGGAATCATCGGAGGGTCCTATGGAGGATATATGACCATGGCAGCGCTGACCTATGCCCCTGATGAGTTCGAAGTGGGAGTTAATATTTACGGGGTAACCAATTGGCTACGCACCTTAAAAAGTATTCCTCCCTGGTGGGAATCTTTTAAACAGGCATTATATACAGAAATGGGAGATCCCAATACGGCAGATTCTGTTCGTCTCAAAAAGATTTCCCCTTTATTCCATACACAGCATGTAAAGAAACCATTAATGGTATTACAGGGAGCCAAAGACCCGAGAGTACTTAAGATCGAATCCGATGAAATTGTCGAAGGAGTAAAGAAAAATGGCATTCCGGTAGAATATGTATTATTCGAAGATGAAGGACATGGGTTTGTCAAAAAAGAAAACCAGATCAAGGCTTATAAACGTATTAAAACGTTTCTGGATACCTATCTAAAGGCTACGCCAGATACAACGGCTCAGCATACTGAAGCAAGTAGGTAA